The Peribacillus simplex genome contains a region encoding:
- a CDS encoding ATP-binding protein: MDKSFHMPIQIKITLLSFVIVAFSILIGGIFIFGNIVSVREDEIGKRSMITAHTIAELPEVQKLVREPEGWTQLNPIIENLRKIHQADYIVVLNNQHIRYSHPVFSQLGTPSESSDESAAFAEHEYLSKAAGDLGISVRAFVPILDKNREQIGVVLVGNILPTIPELIMDLKGEIAIILVLTLLFGVCGSWLMAKRIKKETFQLEPHEISRMLVERTAAFNAMHEGVIAIDNNETITIFNEKAKQIFNINGEVIGKNINDIIHDTRLPEVLDRTSPIFNQEISVQNRNIVSNRVPIKIADKTIGAVAIFQDRTDVTKLAEELTSVKAFVEALRVQNHEHMNKLHTIAGLIQLGNLDEALHYIFQITEEQEELTRFLTKHIHDDNLVGLILSKISLGRELGIELIMDKHTKLDRFPADLDHHDFVLIIGNLVENSFAALKHCSEETKQVYLSIYQDERHCQIVLEDNGPGIPEDIHKDIFEYGFTTKGAEGSGIGLYLIDQIVKKANGEMKFTTRPNEGTSFFLSFPMHDIEENQND; encoded by the coding sequence ATGGATAAATCCTTTCATATGCCCATTCAAATTAAAATCACCCTGCTATCATTCGTAATCGTCGCTTTTTCGATACTAATAGGCGGGATTTTTATATTCGGGAACATCGTTTCGGTCAGGGAAGATGAAATCGGCAAACGATCCATGATCACTGCCCATACCATTGCCGAACTCCCTGAAGTACAAAAATTGGTCCGTGAGCCCGAAGGATGGACGCAGCTCAATCCGATTATTGAAAACTTAAGGAAAATCCATCAAGCCGATTATATAGTTGTGCTCAACAATCAGCATATACGTTATTCCCATCCGGTGTTCAGCCAATTGGGGACCCCTTCGGAAAGCAGTGATGAAAGCGCTGCGTTCGCTGAGCACGAGTATCTTTCAAAGGCGGCTGGCGATCTTGGCATTTCCGTCCGTGCCTTTGTACCGATCCTTGATAAAAATAGAGAGCAAATCGGCGTCGTTCTGGTAGGGAATATCTTGCCCACGATACCGGAATTAATCATGGATCTTAAGGGGGAAATCGCGATTATCCTGGTCCTTACACTCCTATTCGGGGTATGCGGCTCATGGCTCATGGCAAAAAGGATAAAAAAAGAGACCTTCCAACTTGAACCACATGAAATTTCACGGATGTTGGTTGAAAGGACAGCCGCATTCAATGCGATGCATGAAGGGGTCATCGCCATAGATAATAATGAAACAATCACGATTTTCAATGAAAAGGCTAAGCAAATATTCAATATCAACGGTGAAGTCATAGGCAAAAATATCAATGATATTATACACGATACCCGTCTCCCGGAAGTGCTCGACCGGACATCTCCCATCTTCAATCAGGAAATCTCCGTTCAAAACAGGAATATTGTAAGCAACCGGGTACCAATAAAGATTGCGGATAAAACGATCGGTGCCGTGGCCATTTTCCAGGATCGGACCGATGTGACGAAGTTAGCTGAAGAGTTGACTAGTGTCAAGGCATTCGTTGAAGCCCTGCGTGTTCAAAACCATGAACATATGAACAAACTTCATACGATAGCCGGATTGATCCAGCTAGGTAATCTTGACGAAGCGCTGCATTACATTTTTCAGATCACGGAAGAACAAGAGGAATTGACCAGGTTTTTAACGAAGCACATTCACGATGATAATTTAGTGGGGCTGATATTAAGTAAGATCTCATTGGGACGGGAACTCGGAATCGAGCTCATCATGGACAAGCACACGAAATTGGACCGTTTCCCCGCTGATTTGGATCATCACGATTTTGTTTTGATAATCGGAAACCTGGTCGAAAACTCATTTGCAGCGCTAAAGCATTGTTCAGAGGAAACAAAACAGGTTTATTTATCCATCTACCAGGATGAACGTCATTGTCAAATCGTGCTTGAGGATAATGGACCCGGCATTCCCGAGGACATTCATAAAGATATATTCGAGTATGGTTTTACAACAAAAGGTGCGGAAGGATCAGGAATCGGTCTTTATCTTATAGACCAAATTGTAAAAAAAGCGAACGGCGAAATGAAATTCACGACACGCCCTAACGAAGGAACAAGCTTTTTTCTTTCTTTTCCGATGCACGATATAGAGGAGAACCAAAATGACTAA
- the menH gene encoding 2-succinyl-6-hydroxy-2,4-cyclohexadiene-1-carboxylate synthase, translated as MNIVSKDVNYAVEITGNGDPLVLLHGFTGNRDTWKFLIPLLSDRYTMIMVDIIGHGMSASPADHRRYKMERVAEDIKYILDVLHFPKAHILGYSMGGRLGLGFACLYPEYVDTLILESASPGLLTEGEREIRRENDRKLAERILVNGMEAFVDQWENIPLFESQKRLSSKTRSAIREQRLANDPAGLSNSLLGMGTGSQASYWEQLQTLDFPVLLVTGELDRKFCDIADSMKRKLKRAEWKIINDAGHAIHVEVGEKFGKIISEFLKRNKGRN; from the coding sequence ATGAATATTGTCAGCAAGGATGTCAATTATGCTGTTGAAATAACGGGAAATGGAGATCCTCTTGTACTTTTACATGGATTTACGGGAAATCGGGATACATGGAAGTTCCTCATTCCGCTACTGAGTGACAGGTATACCATGATAATGGTCGACATCATCGGTCATGGCATGTCTGCGTCACCAGCCGATCATCGAAGGTATAAGATGGAGCGTGTGGCTGAGGATATCAAGTATATTTTGGATGTGTTACATTTCCCGAAAGCACATATCCTTGGATACTCAATGGGCGGAAGGCTCGGATTGGGATTTGCCTGTTTGTATCCCGAGTATGTTGATACATTGATATTGGAGAGCGCTTCACCAGGCCTTTTAACAGAAGGGGAACGGGAAATCCGAAGGGAAAATGATAGGAAGCTTGCCGAACGGATTCTTGTAAATGGCATGGAAGCGTTTGTGGATCAATGGGAAAACATCCCGCTGTTTGAAAGTCAAAAACGGTTGTCGTCCAAAACCAGGTCGGCCATTCGGGAGCAGCGGTTGGCAAATGACCCTGCCGGCCTTTCCAATAGCCTTCTTGGTATGGGGACAGGCAGTCAGGCATCATACTGGGAACAATTGCAAACTCTTGATTTCCCTGTACTCCTTGTAACCGGTGAACTTGACCGTAAATTTTGTGACATTGCGGACTCCATGAAGAGAAAGCTGAAGCGGGCCGAATGGAAAATAATAAATGATGCGGGACATGCGATTCATGTGGAAGTTGGAGAAAAGTTTGGTAAAATAATAAGTGAGTTTTTAAAGCGAAATAAAGGGAGGAATTAA
- the menB gene encoding 1,4-dihydroxy-2-naphthoyl-CoA synthase: MTIQWETIREYDEILYEKYNGIAKVSINRPHVHNAFTPKTTAEMIDAFARARDDSSIGVIILTGVGGKAFCSGGDQKVRGNGGYVGEDNIPRLNVLDLQRLIRVIPKPVVAMVAGYAIGGGNVLNVVCDLTIAADNAIFGQTGPNVGSFDAGYGSGYLARIVGHKKAREIWYLCRQYNAQEALDMGLVNTVVPLDELETETVKWCEEMLEKSPTALRFLKAAMNADTDGLAGLQQLAGDATLLYYTTEEAKEGRDAFKEKRTPDFGQFPRFP, translated from the coding sequence ATGACGATACAATGGGAAACAATACGTGAGTATGATGAAATTTTGTATGAAAAATATAACGGGATTGCAAAAGTGTCCATCAACCGACCACATGTACATAATGCATTCACGCCCAAAACGACTGCTGAAATGATTGATGCATTCGCAAGGGCGCGTGATGATTCAAGCATTGGTGTCATTATCTTAACAGGTGTAGGCGGCAAAGCATTCTGTTCAGGCGGAGATCAAAAAGTACGTGGAAATGGCGGATATGTAGGTGAAGATAACATTCCGCGTCTAAATGTTCTTGATTTGCAACGTTTGATCCGCGTAATTCCAAAACCGGTCGTAGCCATGGTTGCAGGATATGCAATTGGTGGCGGTAATGTCTTGAACGTGGTATGTGACTTGACGATTGCTGCTGACAATGCAATTTTCGGACAAACTGGACCGAATGTGGGAAGCTTTGATGCTGGTTATGGTTCTGGCTACCTTGCACGTATCGTGGGTCATAAAAAGGCGCGCGAAATCTGGTACCTATGCCGTCAATACAATGCACAGGAAGCATTGGATATGGGATTGGTCAACACGGTTGTACCTTTGGACGAATTGGAAACGGAAACGGTTAAATGGTGTGAAGAAATGCTTGAGAAGAGCCCGACTGCACTTCGTTTCTTGAAAGCGGCAATGAACGCTGATACGGATGGCCTTGCAGGTCTTCAACAATTGGCCGGTGACGCTACACTTTTATACTATACAACAGAAGAAGCAAAAGAAGGCCGCGATGCATTCAAAGAAAAACGCACTCCGGACTTTGGGCAATTCCCTCGTTTCCCTTAA
- the menC gene encoding o-succinylbenzoate synthase, with protein sequence MKLSSISLKLIKAPLKRSFKTHLETVSDREVIIVEAMDEDGLIGYGEAVPFTSPWYTEETTKTCFHILDDFLIPLTLASQIRHPDELPILWGGIRRNAMAKSALEQAILDLYAKQKGVYLGRLFGGERSEVAAGVVVASNDIEDAMHQIEDFSDSGYQRYKIKINPQNDLEFLGEIRRAYPDIPLMADANSAYSLDDIPHLQKLDAFKLMMIEQPLGHDDIVEHSFLQKQLQTPICLDESINSFHDAKSALSLQSCGVINIKMAKVGGWMEAVRIHDLCLGNGVPVWCGGMIEFGISRAHNIALATLKGFTIPGDISSSSRYWEEDIINPEVIVENGMIQVPDKAGIGFAINEKRLKELTTYSKLYK encoded by the coding sequence ATGAAGTTATCTTCCATTTCCCTTAAGCTCATTAAGGCCCCTTTAAAGCGGTCATTCAAGACGCATCTCGAAACGGTAAGCGATCGGGAAGTGATAATTGTCGAAGCCATGGATGAAGATGGATTGATAGGATACGGGGAAGCTGTCCCTTTTACAAGTCCTTGGTATACCGAAGAAACGACCAAGACATGCTTTCATATATTGGATGACTTCTTAATCCCGCTGACATTGGCCAGTCAGATCAGGCATCCTGATGAGCTGCCGATCTTATGGGGCGGAATCAGACGGAATGCGATGGCGAAGTCAGCTTTAGAGCAGGCAATCCTCGATTTATATGCGAAGCAGAAAGGAGTCTACCTCGGACGGCTGTTTGGCGGCGAACGAAGTGAAGTGGCCGCTGGTGTAGTCGTTGCATCCAATGATATAGAAGACGCGATGCACCAGATCGAGGACTTTTCCGATTCTGGTTATCAGCGTTATAAAATAAAAATCAATCCTCAAAATGATCTGGAGTTTTTAGGGGAAATACGTCGGGCCTATCCCGATATCCCGCTAATGGCAGATGCCAATTCTGCGTACAGTCTTGATGACATCCCACATCTCCAGAAGCTTGATGCGTTTAAGCTGATGATGATTGAGCAGCCGCTTGGACATGACGACATTGTGGAACATTCATTTTTGCAGAAACAGCTTCAGACACCTATTTGCCTTGATGAAAGCATAAATTCATTTCATGATGCCAAAAGTGCGCTGTCGCTCCAAAGCTGTGGGGTGATCAACATTAAAATGGCTAAAGTCGGCGGCTGGATGGAAGCTGTAAGAATCCATGATCTATGCCTGGGCAATGGTGTGCCCGTTTGGTGCGGCGGTATGATTGAATTTGGCATTTCACGTGCACATAATATCGCACTGGCCACATTAAAAGGGTTCACGATTCCCGGGGATATATCATCTTCATCTCGTTATTGGGAAGAGGATATAATCAATCCCGAAGTCATTGTCGAAAACGGCATGATCCAAGTTCCCGATAAAGCTGGAATCGGTTTTGCCATCAATGAAAAGCGGCTAAAGGAATTGACTACATATAGTAAGCTGTACAAGTGA
- a CDS encoding response regulator, with translation MTNEIRLLLIEDDPMVQEVNKQFIERLPAFKVVDTASNGLEGLEKIRQSKPDLVILDIFMPSLNGVDTLYQIRKEQIDVDVIIISAANDQKTIRKMMQNGAFDYLIKPFKFDRLKHTLEQYFAFRMEVEPDHQISQTQLDRILFQNKTHSEASPKHDVPKGLNGATLEQVTKFIKTHPGSLSAEEVADGIGIARVTARRYLEYLHGEEVLQLDVQYGSIGRPVNRYRLKKP, from the coding sequence ATGACTAACGAAATTCGTTTACTTTTAATTGAAGACGACCCAATGGTCCAAGAGGTCAACAAACAGTTCATCGAGCGCCTGCCTGCCTTTAAAGTCGTTGATACAGCTTCAAATGGGCTTGAAGGTCTGGAAAAAATCAGGCAGTCTAAACCCGATCTTGTCATTTTGGACATCTTCATGCCTTCTTTAAACGGGGTTGATACACTTTATCAAATCAGAAAAGAGCAAATTGATGTGGATGTCATCATCATTTCAGCGGCAAATGATCAGAAAACGATCCGAAAAATGATGCAGAACGGGGCTTTTGACTATTTAATCAAGCCATTTAAATTCGATAGGCTAAAACATACGCTTGAACAATACTTCGCTTTTCGGATGGAGGTTGAGCCCGACCATCAAATTTCTCAAACCCAGCTCGACCGAATTCTCTTTCAAAATAAAACACATTCTGAAGCGAGTCCGAAACATGATGTTCCCAAAGGATTGAATGGCGCGACTCTTGAGCAAGTGACGAAGTTCATAAAGACCCATCCTGGGTCACTATCTGCAGAAGAAGTGGCTGATGGAATTGGTATCGCCAGAGTTACAGCAAGGCGCTATCTTGAATACTTGCATGGCGAAGAAGTCCTTCAGCTTGACGTACAGTATGGCAGCATAGGCCGCCCTGTCAATAGGTACCGGCTTAAAAAACCTTAA
- a CDS encoding o-succinylbenzoate--CoA ligase, translating into MAEEKLPNWLKNRAHLSPDRPAIEFEGHTYSFLELHTLSEKMAGKLASVGLGAGDSCAVLLRNHIDGVVVIHALLYLGVKIVMLNNKLTAKELSWQIGDSGTAHLVSEGSFSGKLSDIGEILPELNLHLMEELPEGTAEILQEFYLEDTATIMYTSGTTGNPKGVIQTFGNHWWSAVGSVLNLGLHEEDSWYCAVPIFHISGLSILMKNVIYGMKVVLAERFDEREANRSIQENGVTIISVVTAMLNRMVQDLRGTGYPATFRCFLLGGGPAPVHLLELCKEKGIPVYQTYGMTETSSQIVTLAPEYSMTKIGSAGKPLFPSQLRIEKDGTMCEPGAVGEIVVSGPNVTKGYFNRLDATQQAITDGWLYTGDLGYLDEEGFLYVLDRRSDLIISGGENVYPAEIENVLSMHPDVFEAGVTGTDDEKWGQVPLAFVVLHPGAELDESELLEYCRGYLASYKIPRNVIFCKELPRNGASKLLRRELKKEMGEWQ; encoded by the coding sequence ATGGCAGAAGAAAAGTTGCCGAACTGGCTGAAAAACCGGGCGCATCTTTCACCGGATCGCCCGGCAATCGAGTTTGAAGGTCATACGTATAGCTTTCTTGAACTGCATACATTATCGGAGAAAATGGCTGGTAAGCTGGCAAGCGTTGGTCTGGGCGCTGGCGATTCATGTGCGGTTTTGCTACGTAACCATATTGATGGTGTTGTCGTTATCCATGCACTGCTTTATCTCGGTGTGAAGATTGTGATGCTGAATAATAAGCTAACGGCAAAAGAGCTGTCCTGGCAGATCGGGGATAGTGGAACTGCCCATTTGGTTTCAGAAGGCTCCTTCTCCGGCAAACTCTCTGATATTGGTGAGATTCTCCCGGAGTTGAACCTTCACCTAATGGAAGAATTGCCGGAGGGCACTGCTGAGATACTTCAAGAGTTTTACCTTGAGGATACCGCGACGATCATGTATACATCAGGTACGACAGGGAATCCAAAAGGAGTGATCCAAACATTCGGCAACCATTGGTGGAGTGCCGTCGGGTCGGTTCTGAACCTCGGATTGCATGAGGAGGATTCGTGGTATTGTGCGGTTCCCATCTTTCATATTAGCGGCTTATCCATCCTGATGAAAAATGTGATTTATGGCATGAAAGTCGTTTTGGCAGAACGTTTCGATGAACGGGAAGCAAACCGGAGCATCCAGGAAAATGGAGTGACGATCATTTCGGTCGTGACGGCGATGCTGAATAGGATGGTGCAGGATTTGAGGGGAACCGGCTATCCGGCAACCTTTCGCTGTTTCCTGTTGGGCGGCGGCCCTGCACCCGTCCATTTACTTGAGTTATGTAAGGAGAAAGGGATTCCCGTGTATCAAACATATGGGATGACCGAAACGTCTTCACAGATTGTGACACTGGCACCGGAGTATAGCATGACAAAAATCGGCTCGGCGGGAAAGCCTTTGTTTCCTTCGCAGTTACGGATAGAGAAAGACGGCACGATGTGTGAACCGGGAGCAGTGGGCGAAATCGTGGTTTCAGGTCCGAATGTGACGAAAGGCTATTTTAATCGGCTGGACGCTACACAGCAGGCCATTACCGATGGATGGCTTTATACTGGGGACCTTGGTTATCTCGATGAGGAAGGCTTTTTATATGTGCTTGACCGACGCTCGGATTTAATCATTTCCGGCGGTGAAAATGTCTACCCGGCCGAGATTGAAAATGTCCTTAGTATGCACCCTGATGTTTTCGAAGCGGGGGTGACGGGGACTGACGATGAGAAATGGGGACAGGTCCCACTTGCCTTTGTCGTCTTGCATCCAGGTGCAGAGCTTGATGAGAGCGAACTGCTGGAATATTGCAGGGGATATTTGGCATCTTATAAAATTCCCCGGAACGTGATTTTTTGTAAGGAGCTTCCCCGGAATGGTGCAAGCAAGCTTTTGAGGCGGGAACTGAAGAAGGAAATGGGGGAATGGCAATGA